The Arachis hypogaea cultivar Tifrunner chromosome 16, arahy.Tifrunner.gnm2.J5K5, whole genome shotgun sequence genome contains a region encoding:
- the LOC112754826 gene encoding uncharacterized protein, which yields MPQTEAEKSRRERRKESRLAKNASKHQSWLHHQKSRAIKRSKDDLDRKTKTNLEQPVSTSLEEKEGLGFDSDSEKHVTAEESVVSVAICGSDTKKMKKLKKGSKGSSRKKSGKEFFGLDADIAAEKDLELERKLSKKLKVKEGKLRGLDDGLNILLEGMLPAMDLFGEEDTHGASELPKKRLKSLLSKKHKEEILPNEGMEAETIDGVFELMRTSDQDGALGDVADCGTVRKKHKKRKLLRQEQEDNVVDDDLCISNTVESVAMEVASENVSAEVPAKKEKGKYIAPHLRARAGNEPEEHTQIRRRIRGLLNRLSESNVESITGELSTIFQSVARSVASHIMIEEALASCSGGPRGNEQYAAVFAAFVAGMACLVGVDFSAKFMASFAKCFEDEYLKEDNLSLRNLTLLLSYLCIFGVCSSDLIYDFLVMLSKRLTEIDVSIILAVLQCCGMKIRADDPISMKNFIVSVQKTTNDLKASSRDNHEKRNSKRMEFMLETICDIKNNKKRQKEDPAHHTRIKKWLQKLRVDDILLRGLKWSKLLDPDKKGQWWLTGDLASATDNVEEVANRIDKDVLETQRMLQLAAAQKMNTDARRAIFCIIMSGEDYIDAFEKLLRLELPGKQDRDIMRVLLECCLQEKVFNKYYTVLATKLCEHDKNHKFTLQFCIWDHFKELDSMQLMRSMHLAKFVAEMVSSFTLSLAVLKTVELSDLNLLSPRRVMHFRMLFEAIFEYPDSTVWNVFTRVAVAPELEGLRQGIEFFGKEYIVKSNKDLNQKFKLVKRALNNVEGVLM from the exons ATGCCTCAAACAGAGGCTGAGAAATCGCGGCGAGAACGGAGGAAAGAATCCCGTTTGGCAAAGAATGCATCCAAACACCAATCATGGCTTCACCACCAG AAATCTCGAGCTATCAAAAGAAGTAAAGATGATTTGGATAGGAAAACTAAGACAAACTTGGAGCAACCAGTTAGTACTAGTTTGGAGGAAaaagagggtttagggtttgattCGGATTCTGAGAAACATGTGACAGCTGAAGAGAGTGTTGTATCAGTGGCAATTTGTGGCTCTGATActaagaaaatgaagaagttgaagaagggTTCTAAAGGAAGTTCCAGGAAGAAGAGTGGCAAAGAGTTTTTTGGGCTGGATGCTGATATAGCTGCGGAGAAGGATCTTGAGTTGGAAAGGAAGCTTTCCAAGAAGCTTAAGGTGAAGGAAGGGAAATTGAGGGGTTTGGATGATGGGCTGAACATATTGCTCGAAGGAATGTTGCCTGCTATGGATTTATTTGGAGAAGAGGATACTCATGGTGCTAGTGAATTGCCGAAGAAAAGGTTGAAGAGCTTGTTGAGTAAGAAGCATAAGGAGGAAATATTGCCAAATGAAGGGATGGAAGCAGAGACAATagatggagtgtttgagctcatGAGAACATCTGATCAAGATGGAGCATTAGGAGATGTTGCTGATTGTGGAACTGTGAGGAAGAAGCATAAGAAGAGAAAGTTGTTGAGACAAGAGCAAGAAGATAATGTGGTGGATGATGATTTGTGCATATCGAATACTGTAGAATCCGTGGCAATGGAGGTGGCATCAGAGAATGTTTCTGCTGAAGTTCcagcaaagaaagaaaagggaaaatatATTGCACCTCACTTGAGAGCTCGTGCTGGAAATGAACCTGAAGAGCATACTCAGATACGAAGACGTATACGAG GACTTCTTAATAGGCTTTCTGAATCTAATGTTGAATCAATTACCGGAGAATTGTCAACAATCTTTCAG TCTGTTGCACGTAGTGTAGCTTCACACATTATGATTGAGGAGGCTTTGGCATCATGCTCAGGTGGGCCACGGGGCAATGAACA GTATGCTGCTGTTTTTGCTGCATTTGTTGCAGGGATGGCCTGTTTAGTTGGTGTTGACTTCAGTGCAAAGTTTATGGCATCCTTTGCCAAATGCTTTGAG GATGAGTACCTTAAAGAGGATAATCTCTCTCTGCGGAATCTTACACTTCTCTTATCCTATTTATGCATATTTGGGGTCTGTTCTAG TGATTTAATATATGACTTTCTAGTCATGTTGAGCAAGCGTTTGACCGAGATAGATGTCTCTATCATATTGGCAGTCCTACAGT GTTGTGGAATGAAAATTAGGGCTGATGATCCGATTTCCATGAAAAATTTTATTGTTAGTGTTCAGAAGACGACAAATGACCTGAAGGCTTCCTCCAGAGATAATCATGAAAAGAGAAATAGTAAAAGA ATGGAGTTCATGCTTGAAACCATATGTGACATCAAGAACAACAAGAAAAGACAAAAGGAGGACCCTGCACACCACACTCGGATTAAGAAGTGGTTGCAGAAG TTAAGAGTGGATGATATTTTACTTAGAGGTCTTAAATGGAGCAAGTTACTTGATCCTGATAAGAAGGGTCAGTGGTGGTTAACTGGGGATTTGGCTTCTGCAACAGATAATGTTGAAGAAGTTGCTAACAGAATAGACAAAGATGTTCTTGAAACACAACGAATGCTTCAGCTTGCTGCTGCACAAAAGATGAACACAGATGCCAGAAGAGCAATCTTCTGTATAATAATGAGTGGTGAGGACTATATTGATGCATTTGAGAAGCTTCTTCGATTGGAATTACCTGGGAAGCAG GACAGAGATATAATGCGGGTTCTTCTCGAGTGTTGCTTGCAAGAGAAAGTTTTTAACAAGTATTATACGGTGCTGGCGACGAAGTTGTGCGAGCATGACAAAAATCACAAGTTTACCCTGCAG TTTTGCATTTGGGACCACTTTAAGGAACTTGATTCAATGCAGCTTATGAGGTCAATGCACCTTGCCAAATTTGTGGCTGAAATGGTTTCCTCTTTCACCCTCTCCCTTGCAGTGTTGAAGACTGTGGAGCTCAGTGATCTCAACCTGTTATCCCCCAGAAGAGTTATGCATTTCCGCATGCTGTTTGAGGCCATCTTCGAGTACCCCGATAGCACCGTCTGGAATGTATTCACACGTGTGGCCGTGGCCCCTGAACTCGAGGGTCTTCGACAAGGCATTGAATTCTTCGGTAAAGAGTACATTGTCAAATCCAACAAAGATCTAAATCAGAAGTTTAAGTTGGTAAAAAGAGCCCTTAATAATGTGGAAGGAGTTTTGATGTGA